The Synergistaceae bacterium DNA window TGTTAAAATATAGTAGAGACATTATTTTAAAGAGGAGGTTAAAAAATGAAAGTTGTATTGGTAAATGGTAGTCCACATGAAAAGGGTTGTACATTTACGGCGCTTTCTGAGGTTGCTGGTGCGTTGCATAAGAATAGAATTGAAACTGAAATTTTTTGGATAGGAACAAATCCCGTTCGTGGCTGTGTTGCTTGCGGAACTTGTCGTAAAAATGGTGGACGTTGTGTTTACGATGATGACCCATGTAATCATATGATCGATATATTCACATCAGCAGATGGAATCGTCATTGGCTCACCTGTATATTATGCAGGACCAAACGGTGTTTTATGTGCTCTTCTAGACAGAGTGTTCTTTGCAGGTTCTAGCGGATATAAATATAAACCAGCTGCTGCTATAGCAAGTTGTAGGCGTGCTGGTGCAATCTCTTCTTTTGATCGTTTAAATAAATATTTCACAATAAACAATATGCCTATTGTATCTTCTCAGTACTGGAATGATATACATGGTACGAATCCTGAAGAAGCGAAGAGGGACCTTGAGGGTATGCAAATAATGCGAACTTTAGGCGATAATATGGCGTGGTTACTTAAGAATCTGGCAGGAGAAAAAACCGCAATTCCTATTTCGTATGAAGAGAAGATAAGGACGAATTTTATTCGATAGTTAAAATATGGTTTCTGTTATATTTGCATTGAGAAATCGTAACTAAAAAGCGTTAATTGTTTATATTCAAACAAACTTTACCCGCCACATTGACGTGGGTAAGTTTTGTGTAATTATTGTTATATATACCAAAATGTGAAAAAACGAACTATTAAACTGGAGTGCATACTTAATGAACGAATGGGTAATACAGGTTAAGGATTTTCATGAAACTTACGGACTTCCTGTAAAGAAACAGGGAGAATTAGGACGAATGGATTTTGAAGAGATGAAGGCCCTTATGGAGCTTC harbors:
- a CDS encoding flavodoxin family protein, yielding MKVVLVNGSPHEKGCTFTALSEVAGALHKNRIETEIFWIGTNPVRGCVACGTCRKNGGRCVYDDDPCNHMIDIFTSADGIVIGSPVYYAGPNGVLCALLDRVFFAGSSGYKYKPAAAIASCRRAGAISSFDRLNKYFTINNMPIVSSQYWNDIHGTNPEEAKRDLEGMQIMRTLGDNMAWLLKNLAGEKTAIPISYEEKIRTNFIR